GCTATTGATGCGTTTACTGGGATGGGTCTCATGTAAGGTCCCATAAGACCGCTGACAAATGCCATCGGGAGAAGTGCAGCTATTACTGTGAAAGTTGCAAGGATTGTTGGGTTCCCGACTTCTGCAACAGCGTAAATGGCTGCTTGAAGCGGCGGCATCTGTTTCATTTTTAGGTGTCTGTGTATGTTTTCAACTACAACAATTGCGTCGTCAACCAAAAGACCCAACGTGAAGATAAGAGCGAACAGTGTAACTCTGTTTAACGTATAACCTGTAAGGAGGTCAACGAAGAGGGTTAAGGCTAACGTTGTTGGTATGGCGATAGAAACGACAAACGCTTCTTTTATTCCTAATGTTAGACCGATGAAGATAACAACGGCAAAGATAGCTACACCTAAGTGGAACATAAGCTCTTTGAACTTGTCTTCTGCAGTTTTGCCGTAGTTTCTGGTGACGGTTACGTGAACGGAGGGGGGGAGGATTTTGCTTTTTACATCTTTCACTTTGTCAAGAATCTGCTGAGCAACAACAACGGCGTTAGTTCCTTTCTTTTTAGCTATGGCTATTGTCACTGCAGGGAATTGGTTTCCGTGTTCTTTAAGAAATTCTTTGCTTACACCGTCTTTTTCGGCGTGGGGACCAAAACCTATATAAACGTAGTTGTTGGGGTCTACAGGAGCATCAACGACTTTTGCTACATTTTTTAAATAAACAGGTTTTCCGTTGTAAACAGCTATTACTAAATTTTTCAAATCGTCTAACGTTTTTATGAATTCTCCTGCTTCAACGGGAAATTCTTTATCTCCTTTGGTTATTTCTCCTGCAGGTAGTTTAAGGTTTGCCGACTTTATTGCTTGTGCTACCTGGAGTAATGTTACGTGATAGTTTTTAAGTTTATTTTCATCTACTATTACCTTGAACTTTCTTGTATCACCACCAATTATCCAGGCTTTTGAAACGTTTTCTACTTGCTTAACCTGAAGGCATAGTTCTTTGGCAAACTTCCTGAGTTCGTAGGGGGGGAGTTTATCGCTCCATAACGTTAGCGTTACTATAGGTACATCATTAATATCCATTGGTTTGACTAAAGGTTGAAGAGCGCCAGGAGGAAGCTTGTCAAGGTTTGACATCAATTTGTTGTAAAGTCTGACTAATGCGTCTTCCATATTCTCGCCGACTTTGAAGCGGGCAATTATTAAAGCCATGTTAGGCTTTGAGATGGAATAGACGTAGTCCATTCCTTTTATTTCCCAAATCAACTTCTCAAATCTCGTTGCTACTTTCCTTTCAACCTCTTTTGCTGAAGCACCAGGATAGGGAATGAAAATATCAACCATGGGAACTACAATCTGAGGTTCTTCCTCTTTTGGAGTAAATACTACGGCTGCAAAACCTATTAAAAGAGAAGCCAACAGGAACAGAGGAGTTAACTTTGACGTTATGAACTTTTTAGCTATGTTTCCTGCTATACCAAGTTCCAATCTTTTCATCTTTTACCTCTCTACCTTTGCTCCATCGCATAGGTTTTCTATGCCTGTCACTGCTATTCTGTCTCCGGGACGCAAACCGGAGATAATCTCAACTTTTCCGTCTATCTTTCTTCCTGTTTTAACGTATCTTAGATGAGCAACATTGTTTTTATCTATTACGTAAACGTATTCAAGAGCGCCTACTCTATATATAGCTGATTGGGGAATTAGGATTCTCTGCTCTTTCTCTTGAGGAATAAGGACGGTTGCGTACATTCCAGGAATTACGTTTTTGTAGTTTTTAAGCTTTAGTTTTATTGCAAATTTATGGGATATAGGGTCGGCGTCTTTGTCAATTTCTACTACTGTAGAAGGAAAGCTTTCGTTGTTTATTATCGTTGTTAGAGAGTCTCCTACTTTTAGTTTGTCTGCGTATTCTGAATCTATTAATGCCTTTACCTGGAGAGGGAAAGTGCCCACTTTCAAGATTCCTACGCCAGGAGATACTAAGTTACCTTCATCTGTTAATTTTTGTAAAACTACTCCATCAACTGGTGATTTCAAATACGTAAAAGATACGTAAGCTTTAGCCTTTTCAAGCATGGCTTTTGCCTGTTCTTTTTTCGCCAAGAGCTGTTTTTCTTTTGCTTTAAGTTGTCTTTCTTTCGCTTCTACAGCTTTGAGGTTTGCTTTAGCCATTTCGTACTGAGCTTTTACTTCGTCAAATTTCTGCTTTGAAACAGCGTCTTCTTTGAGCAGGTTTTTAAACCTGTTGAACGTTTTTTCGGCTAAGTTGAAAGAAGCTTCAGCAGCCTGTTTTTTTGCTTTTACTTCTTCAAGGGCGTTTTCAATCTCTTTTAATCCGGCTTCCGCCTCTTTTATCGCTGCTAAAGCTCTTTTAACGTCTGGAGTTAGAGCTTTTTTGTCTATTACAGCTACAGTTTCTCCTTTTTTGACGTTGTCTCCTGCTTTTACCTTTATTTTTAACAAGTATCCAGGGACTTTAGGAGAGATGATAATCTGGTCGGAAGGGATTACTACTCCTGAAAATGAATCGTAATCCTTAACGTAGGAAGGCTCTACAGTTTGGATTGAAATACCTTTAACAGTTTTAAATTCCAGTTTTTCTGCTTTTTCTGAATGACCGCACGAGAAGAGTAGTAGTGCTGATACGCCTGTTAGTATAAGTTTACGCACCATTGTTTACCTCTCTGAGAATGCGTTTTTACGATAGATTATCTTATTAGAATTTATTGAGATGTCAAGCATTAAATATGGTTTTCCAAACAAGTTTATGTATAATTTACAGCCTCTTAAGTTACTGTGCTGGAGAAAATCATGAGAATTGAGTTACTTTCCTTTTCCTGTATTCCTTTAGATGAAGGGGAAGATGCCTTTTTAAGGCATTCTCATTTCTGTTTTTTAGTTGATGGTATATCTCGTGCCTGTTCTCATCAGCTTGTGAGGCATAGGGTAGCTTCTTACAGTCAGCAATCTCAAAGGTACGTTTCTATGAAAGACTTTCCTTACGTTAAGCCGAAAACTGTTGAAGGTAAAGTTGTTGAGATTGATGGATTAAAGATGGATTTTGATGGATTGATGAGATTTATAGGTAAGTTTTACGAGGCTTTGGTAGAAGAGGGAGTACCTAAAGAAGATGCCAGATTTGTTCTTCCTAACGCTTGTTCAACAAGAATAGTGTTTACTATGAATGGAGAAGAGCTGGTTCACTTTTTAAGGCTTAGAACGTGTAATAGAGCGCAGTGGGAGATAAGGGATATGGCTATAGGAATTTTAAAAATTCTTATTAAGAGATTTCCGAAAGTTTTTTCCAAGGTTGGTCCTAACTGTTATTATTTGGGATATTGTACTGAAGGAAAGAAGAGTTGCGGTAAGCAGGATGAAGTTAGAGCGTTCTTTTCCAATCTTTCATCAAGTTAGGAGGTTAGCATGGAGAAGCTTATAGAGAGGGCTGCAAGTATTCTGAAAAAGCAGAGCATAGAGAATTTTGATATATACGGCGTTGAGTCTAAGGGATTTAGTGTTGAAGTTAAAAGTGGAAAAGTTGAGAAGATAAAATCGTCCAATAAGAAGGGACTGGCGTTTAGGGTTGTTGTGGATGGGAGGTTAGGATTTTCTTATACTTCCGACGTTTCAGATGATGGAATAAAGGTTGCTATAGAGTGTGCGAAAGAGAACAGTAGAGTTGTTTCTCCGGATGAGTACTATTTCTCTATGCCTGCCAAAGCAGAGGAACTGTTCCCTCTTGCTGATAGTAGGTATGAAGAGATTCCGGTTGAGAGGAAGATAGATATTGCAAAAACTTTGGAAGCTAAAGCGTTAGAGTATAGTGAAAAAGTTAAAAGAGTTAGAAAGGCTTCTTATGGAGATGGTCTTTCTACTGTTTACTATATGAACTCAAACGGTCACGGTTTCTCTTACAGTACTACAAGCTTCTCTTTGAGTATTCTTTTAGTTGCTTCGGAAGGCGAAGAGTCTCAGATGGGGTGGGATTTTGAAACTGTTAGGTACTTCTCGGATATTAATCCTGATAAAGTTGCTACAAGGGCAGCAGAGAACGCCGTTGAACTTTTGGGTGCACGTCCGTTAAAGACAGCTAAATTGCCTGTGATTTTTAAGAATACTGTTTTTGCTGAACTGATAGAAGCTCTTTCTCCAGTATTTTTGGGAAACAACGTTTTAAGGGGTAAATCTCTTTTTGCTGGAAAATTGGGTTACGAAGTGGCTAACCACGTTTTAACTATTTACGATGACCCGACAGTTAGAGATGGTATCGGGAGTATCCCTTTTGACGATGAGGGTATTCCTACCAGGAAGAAAGCTGTAATAGATAGAGGAGTTCTTAAAAATTATCTGTTAGATACCTATTCAGCTAAGAAGTTGGAAATGGCGCCTACAGGGAACGGTTTGAGAGCTTCTCTTTCTTCTCTTCCTCAGCCTGGTATAACCAATTTGGTAGTTGAAAGAGGTGTTTTGGATTTTGACGGTCTTGTTCGGACACCTGAAGAGGTGATAGTTGTTACAGATGCTATGGGTATTCATACTATAAATCCCATATCAGGTGAATTTTCAATAGGTATAAGCGGAGTTTACTATAGAGATGGGAAAAAAGTTCAGCCTGTTACTGGAATGACTGTTGCAGGAAATATTAGGGATTTATTGTTTGGAATTACTCAAGTTGGAGCTGATGAAAGGTGGTTGGGGAACGTTTCAACTCCATCTGTTCTTATTAAATCGCTTACTGTAAGTGGGGAATAGTGTAATGAAAAACGTGAGGAGAGAAAGGTTAAAATCGCTTTTAATAAGAGAGATTTCTGAGATTATTCGCCGTGACGTAGACCTTCCGGAAACGCTTTTCGTGACGGTTCAGGGAGTAGAGCTTTCCAAGGATAATTCAAAAGCTACCGTTTACATTTCTTCCTTGAAGAAAGAGGATGCGTTACGCGCCGTTAATATTCTCAACAAGGCTGAAGGGTATATTCATCACCTTTTGGGTAAGAGATTAAAGATGAGGGTTGTTCCAAGACCTCATTTTGTTGTTGCTCCGGAGGTGTTATTTTGAAAAGTTTATCAAGAGAAGAAATGGCTGAGCTTTTAAAGTCTCTGTCTGGAAAAATCCTCATTACCACCCACAAAAATCCTGATGGTGATGCCATAGGAAGCTCTGTAGGCTGGAGGAATTTCTTAAAGAAATTAGGAAAGAACGTTAAAGTTATTCTGAGGGATAGAATTCCTTACTTTTTTGATTTTATCCCTGGAATTAACGACGTTGAAGTAAGGGAAGAGATATCTGAAGAATTTGATTGGGTGATAATTACAGACGTTTCTGAAGCTAAAAGAACGGGGTTTGAATCTCTTCCTGCTAAAAGGTCAATAGTGATAGACCACCATATAACAGCAGAGCCGTTTTCTGATTACTACATAGTAGAACCTGAGATTTCAAGTACTTGTGAGCTTTCCTACCATATAATGAAACTAATTGATGAGTCTCTTATAGATAGAAACGTAGCTCTACCTATCTATACAGGAATAGTTACAGATACGGGTAGTTTTAGCTATACAAACACTTCGCCTGAAACACACCACGTTGCTTCGGAGCTTATAAAGAGGGGAGCGGAGCCTTACTTAGTAAGGAGAAACATTTTTGAGAGAAATCGGATAAACAGGTTTAAACTTCTTGAATTGGTTCTTAGAACTTTAGAGTTTGCCCTTGAAGGTAGGGTTGCTCATATAACGGTTTATAAGAGGTTTTTGGAAGAAACGAAGGCGTATCCTGAGGAAACTGAGGGGTTTATCAACTATCCTCGCTCTATTGAGGGTGTGGAAGTGGCTGTCTTTTTTAAGGAGATAGAGGAAGGGAAGTGGAAGGTTTCTTTAAGGTCAAAGGGTAGCGTTAATGTAGCTTTTGTGGCTAAAAGGTTTGGTGGTGGCGGTCACGTTATGGCTGCCGGCTTTGAAACGGAAGGAAATCTTGAAGATATAAAAAAAGATTTATTTAGAGAACTACAAGTTGAATTTGATAAAATATCAAAACTTTAATGGGAGGTGGTGGTGGATTTTCACGTTAAGGATTTGTCTCTTGCAGATAAAGGAAAAGATAGGATAGAGTGGGCAGAAATGGATATGCCCGTTTTAAGGAAGGAAATACGTGAGAGATTTTTGGAAGAACAACCGTTGAAAGGTATAAAAATAGCTGCTTGTCTTCACGTTACTACTGAAACGGCAAATTTGATGAGAACATTAAAGGAAGGAGGAGCTGAAGTTTACCTTTGTGCTTCCAATCCGTTGTCCACTCAGGACGACGTTGCTGCAGCTCTTGTAAAGCACTACGATATTCCAGTTTTTGCGATAAAGGGAGAAGATGAAGAGACTTACTATAAACACATAGAGGCTGTTTTAAACGTTAAACCTAACATTACTATGGATGATGGAGCAGACCTTATATCAACTCTGCATAAGAAACATAAAGAACTTATAGATAACGTTATCGGTGGAACGGAAGAAACAACGACCGGCGTGATAAGGCTTAAAGCGATGGCAAAAGATGGGGCGCTTAAATACCCTGTTATTGCAGTTAACGAAGCCCTTACAAAGCATCTTTTTGATAACCGTTACGGAACAGGTCAATCAACTATAGATGGCATTTTGAGAGCGACAAATAGGCTGCTTTCCGGTTCTGTTTTCGTTGTTGCCGGTTACGGCTGGTGCGGTAAGGGCGTTGCTATGAGAGCTAAAGGAATGGGAGCAGAAGTAATAGTTACTGAGGTTGACCCTATTAAAGCCATAGAAGCGAGAATGGACGGTTTTAGAGTTATGCCTATGTCTGAAGCGGCAAAGTTAGGAGACATATTCTGCACCGTAACTGGCAACATAAACGTTATAAGGGAAGAACACTTTAAAGTCATGAAAGACGGCGCTATTGTTTCTAACTCTGGTCACTTTAACGTTGAGATAGATATTCCTGCACTTGAAAGAATGGCAGTTAAGAAGCGTAGAGTTAGAGATTTCGTTGATGAATATACGCTTGAGGATGGTAGAAGGATTTACCTTTTAGCTGAGGGAAGACTCGTTAACCTTTCTGCTGCAGAAGGACATCCTGCTTCTGTTATGGACATGAGTTTTGCCAATCAGGCGCTTTCTGCTGAATATCTCGTGAAGGAAGGTAAAAACTTGAAACCTGATGTTTACGTAGTTCCGGGACATATAGATAGGAAGGTGGCTGAGCTGAAGTTAAAAGCTATGGGAATAGAAATTGATGAATTAACGCCAGAACAGATTGAGTACCTTAATTCCTGGGAGATGGGAACGTAGAATGGTAAATAGGGAATTATTGGAAAAAATAGACTTTGAGAAAGGTGGCGGGCTTGTTCCTGTTGTAGTTCAGGATATTAATACGAAAACAGTACTCATGTTAGCTTATGCAAATAAAGAAGCTTTGATAAAAACTATTGAAACAGGCTACGCTCATTACTACTCACGTTCCAGAAAGAAAATCTGGAAAAAGGGTGAAACGTCCGGTAACGTTCAAAAGGTTGTAAGAATATTTTTGGATTGTGACGAGGATACGTTACTTTATTTGGTTGAGCAGAAAGGGGTGGCTTGTCATACTGGAGAGTATAGTTGCTTTTTCAGAACGATTGCGGAGTTTGAGGATGAATAAGATGGGAGACGTTCTTGATAGATTGTACAGCGTGATAGAGGAAAGAAAGAGTACGATGCCTGAGGGTT
This region of Desulfurobacterium pacificum genomic DNA includes:
- a CDS encoding efflux RND transporter periplasmic adaptor subunit; the encoded protein is MVRKLILTGVSALLLFSCGHSEKAEKLEFKTVKGISIQTVEPSYVKDYDSFSGVVIPSDQIIISPKVPGYLLKIKVKAGDNVKKGETVAVIDKKALTPDVKRALAAIKEAEAGLKEIENALEEVKAKKQAAEASFNLAEKTFNRFKNLLKEDAVSKQKFDEVKAQYEMAKANLKAVEAKERQLKAKEKQLLAKKEQAKAMLEKAKAYVSFTYLKSPVDGVVLQKLTDEGNLVSPGVGILKVGTFPLQVKALIDSEYADKLKVGDSLTTIINNESFPSTVVEIDKDADPISHKFAIKLKLKNYKNVIPGMYATVLIPQEKEQRILIPQSAIYRVGALEYVYVIDKNNVAHLRYVKTGRKIDGKVEIISGLRPGDRIAVTGIENLCDGAKVER
- the thyX gene encoding FAD-dependent thymidylate synthase: MRIELLSFSCIPLDEGEDAFLRHSHFCFLVDGISRACSHQLVRHRVASYSQQSQRYVSMKDFPYVKPKTVEGKVVEIDGLKMDFDGLMRFIGKFYEALVEEGVPKEDARFVLPNACSTRIVFTMNGEELVHFLRLRTCNRAQWEIRDMAIGILKILIKRFPKVFSKVGPNCYYLGYCTEGKKSCGKQDEVRAFFSNLSSS
- a CDS encoding TldD/PmbA family protein is translated as MEKLIERAASILKKQSIENFDIYGVESKGFSVEVKSGKVEKIKSSNKKGLAFRVVVDGRLGFSYTSDVSDDGIKVAIECAKENSRVVSPDEYYFSMPAKAEELFPLADSRYEEIPVERKIDIAKTLEAKALEYSEKVKRVRKASYGDGLSTVYYMNSNGHGFSYSTTSFSLSILLVASEGEESQMGWDFETVRYFSDINPDKVATRAAENAVELLGARPLKTAKLPVIFKNTVFAELIEALSPVFLGNNVLRGKSLFAGKLGYEVANHVLTIYDDPTVRDGIGSIPFDDEGIPTRKKAVIDRGVLKNYLLDTYSAKKLEMAPTGNGLRASLSSLPQPGITNLVVERGVLDFDGLVRTPEEVIVVTDAMGIHTINPISGEFSIGISGVYYRDGKKVQPVTGMTVAGNIRDLLFGITQVGADERWLGNVSTPSVLIKSLTVSGE
- the rbfA gene encoding 30S ribosome-binding factor RbfA, giving the protein MKNVRRERLKSLLIREISEIIRRDVDLPETLFVTVQGVELSKDNSKATVYISSLKKEDALRAVNILNKAEGYIHHLLGKRLKMRVVPRPHFVVAPEVLF
- a CDS encoding DHH family phosphoesterase codes for the protein MKSLSREEMAELLKSLSGKILITTHKNPDGDAIGSSVGWRNFLKKLGKNVKVILRDRIPYFFDFIPGINDVEVREEISEEFDWVIITDVSEAKRTGFESLPAKRSIVIDHHITAEPFSDYYIVEPEISSTCELSYHIMKLIDESLIDRNVALPIYTGIVTDTGSFSYTNTSPETHHVASELIKRGAEPYLVRRNIFERNRINRFKLLELVLRTLEFALEGRVAHITVYKRFLEETKAYPEETEGFINYPRSIEGVEVAVFFKEIEEGKWKVSLRSKGSVNVAFVAKRFGGGGHVMAAGFETEGNLEDIKKDLFRELQVEFDKISKL
- the ahcY gene encoding adenosylhomocysteinase — protein: MDFHVKDLSLADKGKDRIEWAEMDMPVLRKEIRERFLEEQPLKGIKIAACLHVTTETANLMRTLKEGGAEVYLCASNPLSTQDDVAAALVKHYDIPVFAIKGEDEETYYKHIEAVLNVKPNITMDDGADLISTLHKKHKELIDNVIGGTEETTTGVIRLKAMAKDGALKYPVIAVNEALTKHLFDNRYGTGQSTIDGILRATNRLLSGSVFVVAGYGWCGKGVAMRAKGMGAEVIVTEVDPIKAIEARMDGFRVMPMSEAAKLGDIFCTVTGNINVIREEHFKVMKDGAIVSNSGHFNVEIDIPALERMAVKKRRVRDFVDEYTLEDGRRIYLLAEGRLVNLSAAEGHPASVMDMSFANQALSAEYLVKEGKNLKPDVYVVPGHIDRKVAELKLKAMGIEIDELTPEQIEYLNSWEMGT
- the hisI gene encoding phosphoribosyl-AMP cyclohydrolase, with the translated sequence MVNRELLEKIDFEKGGGLVPVVVQDINTKTVLMLAYANKEALIKTIETGYAHYYSRSRKKIWKKGETSGNVQKVVRIFLDCDEDTLLYLVEQKGVACHTGEYSCFFRTIAEFEDE